In the Candidatus Eremiobacteraceae bacterium genome, one interval contains:
- a CDS encoding nuclear transport factor 2 family protein, with the protein MKKIASAILACLAASLVLPAVARASDDPPKAWQDVRALVVRFNDAQNSHDLDVIGALLLDSPDFTWADGPLTLRGHDAAMSQLAAMYQSATWSVLPDYGSLNIRLLSPDAADVSLPAQFKEDVANQDTLVTRSVVYERAIRTPQGWRLASVTVQPPLTSSL; encoded by the coding sequence ATGAAGAAAATCGCATCCGCCATCCTCGCCTGTCTGGCAGCGTCGCTCGTGCTGCCTGCCGTAGCGCGCGCAAGCGACGATCCGCCAAAGGCGTGGCAGGACGTGCGCGCGCTCGTCGTGCGCTTCAACGACGCACAGAATTCGCATGACCTCGACGTGATCGGCGCGCTGCTGCTCGACTCGCCGGACTTCACGTGGGCCGATGGACCGCTCACGCTGCGCGGTCACGACGCGGCCATGAGCCAGCTGGCAGCCATGTACCAATCAGCGACGTGGAGCGTCTTGCCGGATTATGGTTCCCTTAATATCAGGCTGTTGAGCCCCGACGCCGCCGACGTGTCCCTACCCGCCCAATTCAAGGAAGACGTTGCCAATCAAGACACGCTGGTCACGCGATCTGTCGTGTATGAACGCGCCATCAGAACCCCGCAAGGATGGCGACTGGCCAGCGTGACCGTGCAACCGCCGCTGACGAGCTCCCTCTAG
- the egtD gene encoding L-histidine N(alpha)-methyltransferase has protein sequence MSLGDEVRAGLSAHPKTLPTKYLYDDLGSALFEVICLLPEYYLTRAEGAILRAHARDIVASVGDSLEIVELGSGTATKTRLLLDAALARQGALRYSPIDISRSALDQTVHALNAEYPAITVDPHVADYHEGLRRFSRNGVERTLVLFLGSNIGNFEPYEAQRTLRAVRETLRSGDSLLMGADMKKDIAIIESAYNDKLGVTAAFNKNLLLRINRELGGHFDLDAFRHRASYNAAEGRVEMHLVSDAAQDLAIDNLGMNVHFDPGESIHTESSYKYDADQIKALAHATGFEVAKTWKDAESTFTSNLLVAR, from the coding sequence ATGAGTTTGGGGGATGAGGTCCGCGCAGGGCTAAGCGCGCACCCGAAGACGCTGCCGACCAAATACCTGTACGACGACCTCGGATCGGCGCTCTTCGAAGTCATCTGCCTCCTGCCCGAGTATTACCTCACCCGCGCCGAGGGCGCGATCTTGCGCGCGCACGCGCGCGACATCGTCGCGTCGGTCGGCGACTCGCTGGAGATCGTCGAGCTGGGTAGCGGCACCGCGACCAAGACCCGCCTGCTGCTGGACGCGGCGCTCGCGCGCCAGGGGGCGCTGCGCTACAGCCCTATCGACATCTCGCGGTCAGCGCTCGATCAGACCGTGCACGCGCTCAACGCCGAATATCCGGCGATCACGGTCGATCCGCACGTCGCGGACTACCATGAAGGTCTGCGCCGCTTCTCGCGCAACGGCGTCGAACGCACGCTCGTCCTGTTCCTCGGTTCGAACATCGGAAACTTCGAGCCCTACGAGGCCCAGCGGACGCTGCGCGCGGTCCGCGAGACGTTGCGGTCGGGTGATTCGCTGCTCATGGGCGCGGACATGAAGAAAGACATCGCGATCATCGAAAGCGCATACAACGATAAGCTTGGCGTCACCGCTGCGTTCAACAAGAACCTGCTGCTGCGCATCAACCGCGAACTCGGCGGACATTTCGACCTCGACGCGTTCCGGCACCGCGCTTCGTACAACGCCGCCGAGGGGCGCGTCGAAATGCACCTCGTCAGCGACGCTGCGCAAGACCTCGCGATAGACAACCTCGGGATGAACGTCCATTTCGATCCGGGCGAGAGCATCCACACCGAGTCGTCGTACAAGTACGACGCCGATCAGATCAAGGCGCTCGCCCATGCGACCGGCTTCGAGGTCGCCAAGACGTGGAAGGACGCCGAGAGCACGTTCACATCGAATCTCCTCGTCGCACGTTAG
- a CDS encoding ABC transporter permease encodes MHYIFAHPDIVAKALGQHIWLSFAALAVALAFAIPVGVLAARSKFARTPIFALLGAIYTIPSLALFALLIPVLGLGFTTALVALAAYAQMILVRNIAAGIDGVDPAAREAARGMGMDGWQVFWRVERPLAMPVALGGVRIAAVSIIGIANVAAWIDAGGLGTLVLGGIQADYPDKAVAGALVSAALALTVDFLLRRAEARYRRHLVAPS; translated from the coding sequence GTGCACTATATCTTCGCGCATCCCGACATCGTGGCAAAGGCGCTCGGCCAGCATATCTGGCTGAGCTTCGCAGCGCTTGCGGTCGCATTGGCGTTCGCGATCCCCGTCGGCGTACTGGCCGCGCGCTCCAAGTTCGCCCGCACGCCGATCTTCGCGCTGCTGGGCGCGATCTACACGATTCCGAGCCTGGCGCTGTTCGCGCTGCTCATCCCGGTGCTGGGCTTGGGTTTCACGACCGCGCTGGTGGCGCTAGCGGCCTACGCGCAGATGATCCTTGTGCGCAACATCGCTGCGGGCATCGACGGCGTCGATCCGGCCGCGCGTGAAGCCGCGCGCGGCATGGGTATGGACGGGTGGCAGGTTTTCTGGCGCGTCGAGCGCCCCTTGGCCATGCCGGTAGCGCTAGGCGGTGTGCGCATCGCGGCCGTGTCGATCATCGGCATCGCCAACGTCGCTGCGTGGATCGACGCGGGCGGCTTGGGCACGCTCGTGCTCGGAGGCATCCAGGCGGACTATCCGGATAAGGCGGTCGCAGGCGCGCTTGTGTCAGCGGCGCTCGCGCTCACGGTTGATTTCCTGTTGCGGCGAGCAGAGGCGAGATATCGCCGCCACCTGGTGGCGCCAAGCTAA
- a CDS encoding ABC transporter ATP-binding protein, whose translation MPDATPAIAFDHAVKTYPGGDHAVNDVSLEIASGTFAVLVGPSGSGKTTLLKTVNRLYDLTAGRVLVDGVDVTSVDPVPLRRGIGYVIQQVGLFAHMTVADNIAVVPSLLHWDRARIAARVDELLALVHLEPQQYRSRYPAQLSGGQQQRVGLARALAADPKILLMDEPFGALDAIERERLQAELAALHARLHKTVLFVTHDVDEALRLADVLVVMRGGRIEQAGTPLEIITGPANVFVAALLNADDVMRRFSVMKVSAAMSAAGSSTPASGHRIGVDRDLRTALSLMMQAGVESLLVVDARGSPLGSLTLADIRRAARPATAKA comes from the coding sequence ATGCCAGACGCCACGCCGGCGATCGCTTTCGACCACGCCGTCAAGACCTATCCCGGCGGCGACCACGCGGTCAACGACGTCAGCCTGGAGATCGCGTCCGGCACGTTCGCCGTCCTTGTCGGGCCTTCGGGCAGCGGCAAGACGACGCTGCTCAAGACGGTCAACCGCCTCTACGACCTCACGGCCGGCCGAGTGCTGGTGGATGGTGTCGACGTCACGAGCGTGGATCCGGTCCCTTTGCGGCGCGGCATCGGTTACGTGATCCAGCAGGTCGGGCTGTTCGCGCACATGACCGTCGCGGACAATATCGCCGTCGTGCCCTCGCTGCTGCATTGGGACCGCGCGCGCATCGCCGCGCGGGTCGACGAGCTGCTCGCGCTCGTGCACCTCGAACCGCAACAGTACCGCTCGCGCTATCCCGCGCAACTCTCGGGCGGCCAGCAACAGCGGGTCGGGCTGGCGCGCGCGTTGGCGGCGGACCCGAAGATCCTGTTGATGGACGAGCCCTTCGGCGCGCTCGACGCCATCGAGCGCGAGCGGCTTCAGGCTGAGCTCGCGGCGCTCCATGCGCGGCTGCACAAGACCGTGCTGTTCGTGACGCACGACGTGGATGAAGCCCTGCGCCTCGCCGATGTGCTCGTGGTGATGCGGGGCGGGCGCATCGAGCAGGCGGGCACGCCGCTCGAGATCATCACCGGGCCCGCTAACGTGTTCGTCGCCGCGCTGCTCAACGCCGACGACGTGATGCGCCGTTTTTCCGTGATGAAGGTCTCGGCCGCGATGTCCGCAGCGGGGTCGTCGACGCCTGCGAGCGGGCATCGCATCGGCGTGGACCGCGATTTGCGGACGGCGCTGTCATTGATGATGCAGGCAGGCGTCGAGTCGCTGCTCGTGGTCGATGCGCGCGGCTCGCCGCTAGGTTCGCTGACGCTTGCCGATATCCGAAGAGCCGCGCGGCCGGCGACGGCGAAGGCCTGA
- a CDS encoding glycine betaine ABC transporter substrate-binding protein, protein MMPNRISRRAALAGLTALALAPAACARRNAVKVGSKNFTEELILGQMYAALLEHAGLPVERRLDLGSTQVIMPALARGDIDLYPEYTGTALLVVLKAAPLSDRRAVYDLVKTQYAQRYDLVLLDPAPMNDTQALATTQALAAKYGLRDLSDCAREAPKLRLGAPHEFLERPDGLPGLVKAYGGFAFARVVPVDIGLKYKALETGAVDVVVAFGTDGQIDTDHLVVLDDDRHFFPPYAVAPVVRAVTLQAHPQIAPTLNRLAPLLTDTVMRRLNQQVDGQRQEPDDVARAFLTQAALI, encoded by the coding sequence ATGATGCCCAACCGGATCTCGCGGCGCGCGGCGCTTGCCGGACTCACGGCGCTGGCGCTCGCGCCGGCGGCGTGCGCTCGCCGCAACGCGGTCAAGGTCGGCTCGAAGAACTTCACCGAGGAGCTGATACTCGGGCAGATGTACGCGGCGCTGCTCGAGCACGCCGGCCTTCCGGTCGAGCGCCGCCTCGATCTGGGCAGCACCCAGGTGATCATGCCGGCGCTTGCGCGCGGCGACATCGATCTGTATCCAGAGTATACGGGCACGGCCTTGCTCGTCGTGCTCAAAGCGGCCCCGCTGTCGGACCGGCGCGCCGTCTATGATCTGGTAAAAACGCAATACGCGCAGCGCTACGACCTCGTGCTGCTCGACCCGGCGCCGATGAACGACACGCAGGCGCTGGCCACCACGCAGGCGCTCGCGGCGAAATACGGGTTGCGCGACTTGAGCGATTGCGCGCGCGAGGCGCCGAAGCTGCGCCTGGGCGCGCCGCACGAGTTCCTCGAGCGGCCCGACGGTCTGCCCGGACTGGTCAAGGCGTACGGCGGGTTCGCCTTCGCACGCGTCGTGCCGGTCGACATCGGGCTCAAGTACAAAGCGCTTGAGACCGGAGCGGTCGACGTGGTCGTCGCTTTCGGCACCGACGGCCAGATCGACACCGACCACTTGGTCGTGCTCGACGACGATCGGCATTTCTTCCCGCCCTACGCGGTCGCCCCGGTGGTCCGCGCCGTGACGCTGCAGGCACATCCGCAGATCGCTCCGACGCTCAACCGCCTCGCGCCGCTGCTGACCGACACGGTCATGCGCCGTCTCAACCAGCAGGTCGACGGACAACGTCAGGAGCCGGACGACGTGGCGCGGGCATTCCTCACGCAAGCCGCGCTCATCTAG
- a CDS encoding ABC transporter permease, protein MTPSQALWTYAGANHAALVHAVLVHAGLSLSALAIGCGLSIPLGIWTSRHPAGSSVVTVMTALRAIPSLAVLALVLPVLGLGTKPALVALTLLAIPPILINTDVGYRSVDRAAVEAALGMGMLREQILRRVETPLAAPVVLAGVRTAAVEVIASATLAAFIGGGGLGDLIVAGLQNDDIGELLAGAVCVALLALAAEALLGFTQRRLTAPALANA, encoded by the coding sequence GTGACACCGTCGCAAGCGCTGTGGACATACGCCGGCGCGAACCACGCAGCGTTAGTGCACGCCGTGCTCGTGCATGCCGGTCTGAGCCTTTCCGCGCTGGCGATCGGGTGCGGCCTGAGCATTCCGCTCGGCATCTGGACATCGCGCCATCCGGCCGGTTCGAGCGTCGTCACCGTGATGACCGCGTTGCGTGCAATCCCGAGCCTGGCGGTGTTGGCCTTGGTGCTGCCGGTGCTGGGTCTTGGCACCAAACCCGCGCTGGTGGCGCTGACGCTGCTGGCCATCCCGCCCATTCTCATCAACACCGATGTCGGCTACCGCTCCGTCGACCGAGCTGCGGTCGAGGCGGCCCTTGGGATGGGCATGCTGCGAGAGCAGATCCTGCGCCGCGTCGAGACCCCGCTCGCCGCGCCCGTCGTGCTCGCCGGCGTGCGCACGGCCGCCGTCGAGGTCATCGCGTCTGCGACGCTCGCCGCGTTCATCGGCGGAGGCGGCCTGGGCGACCTCATCGTCGCCGGCTTGCAGAACGACGACATCGGCGAACTGCTCGCCGGCGCGGTCTGCGTCGCGCTGCTCGCTCTCGCGGCGGAAGCGCTGCTCGGCTTCACGCAACGCCGTCTCACCGCACCGGCGCTGGCAAACGCATGA
- a CDS encoding phosphoribosyltransferase family protein has protein sequence MLADRLRDEASPVVLGIARGGVLVAAPVAHALRAPLDVCVVRKVGHPSQPELAMGAVSAAGDVVLTEHARDVASDKLDELIAGARARADALEFELRGGRAPIHLAGRTAILVDDGIATSATMLCALETARNRGAVRVVCAVPVAPGDFLERLRAKCDRLVVLVPAREWHFAVGRYYADFREVSDQEVRAALAAEPEPS, from the coding sequence TTGCTCGCGGACCGCTTGCGCGACGAGGCATCGCCCGTCGTGCTCGGCATCGCGCGCGGCGGCGTCTTGGTCGCGGCGCCGGTGGCACATGCGCTTCGCGCGCCGCTCGACGTGTGCGTCGTACGCAAGGTCGGCCATCCATCGCAACCGGAGCTGGCGATGGGCGCCGTGTCGGCCGCCGGCGACGTGGTCCTCACCGAGCACGCTCGCGACGTGGCATCTGACAAGCTTGACGAGCTCATCGCGGGCGCCCGCGCGCGTGCCGACGCGCTGGAGTTCGAATTGCGCGGCGGGCGGGCGCCGATCCATCTGGCGGGGCGGACGGCGATCCTCGTCGACGACGGCATCGCGACCAGCGCGACCATGTTATGCGCGCTCGAAACCGCGCGCAATCGCGGTGCCGTGCGCGTGGTGTGCGCGGTTCCGGTCGCACCCGGCGATTTCTTGGAGAGGCTGCGGGCGAAATGCGACCGCCTCGTCGTGCTTGTGCCCGCACGCGAATGGCATTTCGCGGTCGGGCGATACTACGCCGACTTTCGCGAGGTCTCGGATCAAGAGGTGCGTGCGGCGCTCGCGGCCGAACCTGAGCCCTCGTGA
- a CDS encoding PilZ domain-containing protein, translated as MSIFGFLFKKKPGGSGLKPRLSSRLAVSEPVRLIMPWGQEQPAILQDVSAGGACLRTHQRLRVGEQIGISMYFGFQQRYDMQARVVYAQGGNGGFHARYGVRFVWISDEERHRLNEYVTERVSASQFGVRAFSANPTPENLPRP; from the coding sequence ATGTCCATTTTTGGTTTTCTCTTCAAGAAAAAGCCCGGTGGCTCTGGTCTAAAGCCACGGCTCTCCTCGCGTCTCGCGGTGAGCGAACCTGTCCGTTTGATCATGCCGTGGGGCCAAGAACAACCCGCCATCTTACAAGACGTGTCGGCCGGCGGCGCCTGTCTGCGCACCCACCAGCGCCTGCGCGTCGGCGAACAGATCGGCATTTCCATGTATTTCGGCTTCCAACAACGTTACGATATGCAAGCGCGCGTCGTGTACGCCCAAGGCGGTAATGGCGGCTTCCATGCGCGCTATGGCGTGCGTTTCGTCTGGATCAGCGATGAAGAGCGCCATCGCTTGAACGAATATGTGACCGAGCGTGTCAGCGCGAGCCAGTTCGGCGTGCGCGCGTTCTCAGCCAACCCGACTCCCGAAAATCTTCCCCGACCGTAG
- a CDS encoding GGDEF domain-containing protein → MDDSSGIKRRFRKLLGFVTGERSPLPAPTETPGGPTPSAGETAAAIASGIEAPLEPVPSAIGQQERPSQSPPPAPAPPHSPMIFAAPAPTAERDDDLEQVLNENRIRSVFQPIINLADGSVFGYEALSRGPIGTRLEGADALFGAAAAVGATHRLERVCRFRSIAAAAGIPSGCYLFLNLSPRVLEEQNAGLSREVIEQSRLAQERVVLEITEKQAIADFDLLKRALLYYYRQGFKVAIDDAGAGHNSLRAVTEVRPHFIKLDMALVRDIDRDRAKNALVSAIIIFAKRIDAKVLAEGIETVDELATLIEIGVDLGQGFLLGRPSSGFIEPKPEIAAFIRERSSTLRAVPMPKRMAVSTITRRAPALMPTAYTSELLEIFDRNADLDSVVLTEFGAPVGLVSRTKLYERLSQQFGYSLYSKRAVRLVMDDSYLAVDAKDSIEEVARKVTHRRSTEMYDEIVVLEDGVYAGVVSVRDLLHTMTEFQATMARNTNPLTGLPGRIPLQQEIDRRCESNTPFAVLHIDLLNFRAYNERFGIERGDEVIALLAETLSTVVAESNDRQATVGHLGGVNFLAVCDPANVERLGRAIIEAFGRRAAPLHVARDLASVEHGNAVPPSIGLALVGITATSPPLPNLASLQGRTARYKRVARAAGGNAFVLDGQLIAGRVVSFPQEVG, encoded by the coding sequence TTGGACGACTCTTCAGGAATCAAACGCAGATTCCGCAAGCTGCTCGGCTTCGTCACGGGCGAGCGGTCGCCGCTGCCTGCGCCCACCGAAACGCCGGGCGGGCCGACGCCGTCAGCCGGCGAGACGGCGGCCGCCATCGCGTCGGGCATCGAGGCGCCGCTCGAACCGGTTCCCTCCGCGATCGGCCAACAAGAACGGCCCTCACAATCACCGCCGCCTGCGCCGGCGCCCCCGCACAGCCCGATGATCTTCGCCGCGCCGGCGCCGACCGCCGAGCGCGACGACGACCTCGAACAGGTCCTCAACGAGAACCGCATCCGCTCCGTCTTCCAGCCGATCATCAATCTCGCCGACGGCAGCGTCTTCGGGTACGAAGCGCTCTCGCGCGGTCCGATCGGCACGCGCCTCGAAGGCGCCGATGCGCTGTTCGGTGCGGCGGCTGCGGTGGGCGCGACCCACCGCCTCGAACGCGTCTGCCGTTTCCGCTCGATCGCGGCGGCTGCCGGCATCCCGAGCGGCTGCTACCTGTTCTTGAACTTGAGCCCGCGCGTGCTCGAGGAGCAAAACGCGGGGTTGTCGCGCGAGGTCATCGAGCAAAGCCGTCTCGCGCAAGAGCGCGTGGTGCTGGAGATAACCGAGAAGCAGGCGATCGCCGACTTCGACCTGCTCAAGCGCGCGCTGCTCTACTATTATAGACAGGGCTTCAAGGTCGCGATCGATGACGCCGGCGCCGGGCACAACAGCCTGCGCGCGGTCACCGAAGTGCGGCCGCACTTCATCAAGCTCGACATGGCGCTGGTGCGCGACATCGACCGCGACCGCGCCAAGAACGCGCTCGTCTCCGCGATCATCATCTTCGCCAAGCGCATCGACGCCAAAGTGCTCGCCGAAGGCATCGAGACGGTGGACGAGTTGGCGACGCTCATCGAGATCGGCGTCGACCTCGGCCAGGGTTTCCTGTTAGGGCGGCCGTCGAGCGGGTTCATCGAGCCCAAGCCCGAGATCGCCGCGTTCATCCGCGAACGTTCATCCACGCTGCGCGCCGTGCCGATGCCCAAGCGCATGGCGGTCAGCACCATCACCCGCCGTGCGCCGGCGCTCATGCCGACGGCCTACACGAGCGAACTGCTCGAGATCTTCGATCGCAATGCCGACCTCGACAGCGTCGTGCTCACCGAATTCGGCGCGCCGGTGGGATTGGTCAGCCGGACCAAGCTCTACGAGCGCCTCTCGCAGCAATTCGGATACTCGCTCTACTCGAAACGCGCGGTGCGCTTGGTCATGGACGACTCGTATCTGGCCGTCGACGCGAAGGACTCGATCGAAGAGGTGGCGCGCAAAGTCACGCACCGGCGCAGCACCGAGATGTACGACGAGATCGTCGTGCTCGAAGACGGCGTGTACGCGGGCGTTGTCTCCGTACGCGACCTGCTGCACACGATGACCGAGTTCCAAGCGACGATGGCGCGCAACACCAACCCGCTGACCGGTTTGCCCGGCCGCATCCCGCTGCAGCAAGAGATCGACCGGCGCTGCGAATCCAACACGCCGTTCGCGGTGCTGCACATCGATCTGCTCAACTTCCGAGCGTACAACGAGCGTTTCGGCATCGAGCGCGGCGATGAGGTGATCGCGCTGCTCGCCGAGACGCTGTCCACCGTGGTCGCCGAGTCGAACGACCGGCAGGCGACAGTCGGCCATCTGGGCGGCGTCAATTTCCTCGCCGTGTGCGATCCGGCGAACGTCGAGCGCCTCGGACGCGCCATCATCGAGGCCTTCGGGCGCAGAGCCGCCCCGCTCCATGTGGCGCGCGACCTTGCGTCAGTCGAACATGGGAACGCTGTCCCGCCGAGCATCGGCTTGGCACTCGTCGGCATCACCGCGACCTCGCCACCCCTGCCGAACCTGGCGAGCCTGCAGGGCAGAACGGCACGCTACAAACGGGTCGCCCGGGCCGCGGGCGGCAACGCGTTCGTGCTCGACGGGCAGCTTATCGCCGGCCGCGTTGTGAGCTTCCCGCAAGAAGTCGGTTGA
- the fdnG gene encoding formate dehydrogenase-N subunit alpha, whose product MLSPERPFSRESVEKAPRIRGAQVKHSVCPYCAVGCAQLAYVKDGVLLDVEGDPDSPINRGTLCPKGAATYQYAVNPLRTTTVKYRAPYSDHWETKPLEWAMEQIAQRIKQTRDETFVETLPDGTTVNACYAIESLGGATLDNEENYLIKKLLCGGLGIIPIENQARIUHSSTVPGLGTSFGRGGATTFPQDLVNSDAVLIMGSNMAEAHPVAFARVLEAKERGAKLIHVDPHFSRTSAMADLYLQIRAGSDIAFLGGIIRWLLVNERYFHDYVYYYTNALTVIDDKFEDSEALDGLFSGYDPQTRSYDTSSWQYKRDKKGNTVTDPEAKKPRTVLNLLKYHFERYTPEEVERICGVPKDGFLRVCEILADNSGRERTAAFCYALGWTQHSHGVQNIRAAAIVQLLLGNMGRPGGGIMALRGHASIQGSTDVPTLYDLLSGYMPQPSALLDHGTLEKYIKAAWRPTGWWANFPKYIVSFLKAWYGAAATVENDYRFDWVAKTNGDHSHLASTFAMVEGKIKGMLIMGQNPASGSAHARLQRRALSNLDWLVVRDLYEIESAAFWYAAPDGEDPAAIKTEIFFVPAASHLEKEGSFTNTQRLVQWRDKAIDPPGEARSDAWFIHQLAKRLKKLYAGSKLKRDAPIQALTWEYDRAEPEPGSKVLDEPDLDRVVQEINGCEIATGKLLGGFAELKDDGTTACGSWIYSGIHPEPGRNKAASRDNRGRVFPNWGWSWPANRRILYNRASADPSGRPWSERKKYIWWDEEQKKWTGEDVPDFPATKDPETPAKPGAGGMDALSGSDPFIMMPDGRGWLFVPKGLKDGPMPTHYEPYESPVHNALYGQQSNPTAKTFAKTGDNPIAAPEDPDYPVVMTTYRVTEHHVTGAMTRWLPWLAELQPEAFVELSPQLAAAKGIVNGGWVTVSTLRGQFEGRALVTPRMHPLQIQGKLIDQIGVPVHWSYMGVTKGDTPNDLTHLVLEPNVSIYEVKAITCNVRAGRRTGATTAPVAPKTESA is encoded by the coding sequence ATGCTATCGCCCGAGCGCCCGTTCTCACGGGAGAGCGTGGAGAAAGCGCCTCGCATCCGCGGCGCGCAGGTCAAGCACTCGGTGTGCCCCTATTGCGCGGTCGGCTGCGCCCAGCTCGCCTACGTGAAGGACGGCGTCCTGCTCGACGTCGAGGGCGATCCGGACAGTCCGATCAACCGCGGCACGCTCTGCCCCAAGGGCGCGGCGACGTACCAATACGCCGTCAACCCGTTGCGCACGACGACCGTGAAGTATCGTGCGCCCTATTCGGACCATTGGGAGACCAAGCCGCTCGAGTGGGCGATGGAGCAGATCGCGCAGCGCATCAAGCAGACGCGCGACGAGACCTTCGTCGAGACGCTGCCCGACGGCACGACGGTGAACGCGTGCTACGCGATCGAGTCGCTCGGCGGCGCGACGCTCGACAACGAAGAGAACTATCTCATCAAGAAGCTGTTGTGCGGCGGCCTGGGCATCATCCCGATCGAAAACCAGGCGAGGATATGACATAGCAGCACGGTGCCCGGTCTGGGCACCTCGTTCGGCCGGGGCGGCGCGACGACGTTCCCGCAAGACCTCGTCAACTCCGATGCCGTTCTCATCATGGGTTCGAACATGGCCGAAGCCCACCCGGTGGCGTTCGCGCGCGTGCTCGAGGCCAAAGAACGCGGCGCGAAGCTCATCCACGTCGATCCGCATTTCTCGCGCACCTCGGCCATGGCCGATCTCTATCTGCAGATCCGCGCGGGCTCGGATATAGCGTTCTTAGGAGGCATCATCCGCTGGCTGCTCGTCAACGAGCGCTACTTCCACGACTACGTCTACTATTACACCAACGCGCTGACCGTCATCGACGACAAGTTCGAGGACAGCGAGGCGCTCGACGGACTGTTCTCGGGCTACGACCCACAGACACGCAGTTACGACACCTCGTCGTGGCAATACAAGCGCGACAAGAAGGGCAATACCGTCACCGATCCCGAGGCGAAGAAGCCGCGCACCGTGCTCAACCTGCTCAAGTACCACTTCGAGCGCTATACGCCCGAAGAGGTCGAGCGCATCTGCGGCGTCCCCAAGGACGGCTTCTTGCGCGTCTGCGAGATCCTCGCGGACAACTCCGGTCGCGAGCGCACCGCCGCGTTCTGCTATGCGCTCGGCTGGACGCAGCACAGCCACGGCGTGCAGAACATCCGCGCGGCGGCGATCGTGCAGCTGCTGCTGGGCAACATGGGCCGCCCGGGCGGCGGCATCATGGCGCTGCGCGGCCATGCGTCCATCCAGGGATCGACCGACGTGCCGACGCTGTACGATCTGCTCTCGGGCTACATGCCGCAGCCCAGCGCGCTGCTCGATCACGGCACGCTCGAGAAATACATCAAGGCGGCGTGGCGGCCGACCGGCTGGTGGGCGAATTTCCCGAAGTACATCGTGTCGTTCTTGAAGGCGTGGTACGGCGCCGCGGCGACCGTGGAGAACGACTATCGCTTCGACTGGGTCGCCAAGACCAACGGCGACCATTCGCATCTCGCCTCCACCTTCGCGATGGTCGAAGGCAAGATCAAGGGCATGCTGATCATGGGGCAAAATCCGGCGTCCGGCTCGGCGCACGCGCGCCTGCAGCGCAGGGCTCTGTCGAATCTGGATTGGCTGGTCGTACGCGATCTCTACGAGATCGAGTCGGCGGCGTTCTGGTATGCGGCGCCGGACGGCGAGGACCCGGCCGCGATCAAGACCGAGATATTCTTCGTCCCCGCTGCTTCGCACTTGGAAAAGGAAGGCTCGTTCACCAACACACAGCGGCTGGTGCAGTGGCGCGATAAAGCGATCGACCCGCCGGGCGAGGCGCGCAGCGACGCATGGTTCATCCATCAGCTCGCCAAGCGCCTCAAGAAGCTCTATGCGGGCAGCAAGCTCAAACGCGACGCGCCGATCCAAGCGCTGACCTGGGAGTACGATCGCGCGGAGCCCGAGCCGGGGTCGAAGGTGCTCGACGAGCCCGATCTGGACCGCGTCGTGCAAGAGATCAACGGCTGCGAGATCGCGACGGGCAAGCTGCTGGGCGGCTTCGCCGAGCTCAAAGACGACGGCACGACCGCGTGCGGCTCGTGGATCTACAGCGGCATCCATCCGGAGCCCGGGCGCAATAAAGCGGCGTCGCGCGACAATCGCGGCCGCGTGTTCCCGAACTGGGGCTGGTCCTGGCCGGCGAATCGACGCATCCTTTATAATAGGGCGTCTGCCGACCCGTCGGGACGCCCGTGGTCCGAGCGCAAGAAGTACATCTGGTGGGACGAGGAGCAAAAGAAGTGGACGGGCGAGGACGTGCCCGACTTCCCGGCCACCAAGGATCCGGAGACCCCCGCCAAGCCGGGCGCGGGCGGCATGGATGCATTGTCAGGCAGCGACCCGTTCATCATGATGCCGGACGGCCGTGGCTGGCTGTTCGTGCCCAAGGGGCTCAAAGATGGTCCAATGCCGACGCACTACGAGCCCTATGAATCGCCGGTGCACAACGCGCTGTACGGACAGCAGTCAAATCCGACCGCCAAGACGTTCGCCAAGACGGGCGACAACCCGATCGCGGCGCCCGAGGACCCCGACTATCCGGTCGTCATGACGACGTACCGCGTGACCGAGCATCATGTCACCGGGGCGATGACGCGCTGGCTGCCGTGGCTCGCGGAGCTGCAGCCCGAAGCGTTCGTCGAGCTGAGCCCACAGCTCGCGGCCGCGAAAGGGATCGTGAACGGCGGCTGGGTGACCGTCAGCACGCTGCGCGGGCAGTTCGAGGGCCGGGCGCTGGTCACACCGCGCATGCACCCGCTGCAGATCCAAGGCAAGCTGATCGACCAGATCGGAGTGCCGGTGCATTGGAGCTACATGGGGGTGACCAAGGGCGACACACCCAATGACCTCACCCATCTCGTGCTGGAGCCTAACGTGTCGATCTACGAGGTGAAGGCCATCACCTGTAACGTCCGCGCCGGCAGGCGCACCGGAGCGACGACCGCACCGGTCGCGCCAAAGACCGAATCCGCATGA